A genome region from Panthera leo isolate Ple1 chromosome A2, P.leo_Ple1_pat1.1, whole genome shotgun sequence includes the following:
- the CILP2 gene encoding cartilage intermediate layer protein 2: MASLPPLLCLFVAAAHLAGARVTTPPEEPTATAWGFEGPSLRPGQPSPALEDWEEASQWTSWFNVDHPGGDGDFESLAAIRFYYGPARVCPRPLALEARTTDWALPSTVGERVHLNPTRGFWCLNREQPRGRRCSNYHVRFRCPLEATWGAWGPWGPCSGSCGPGRRLRRRRCPSTSGDACPGRPLEAQKCVRPPCPGCSSKTCKCPDHILLGSVVTPSGRPLPGARVSLRDWPGTVAITDAHGTFRIPGVCASSRANVSAQMDGFSAGLGQAQANGSISAVVTVVLNKLEKPYLVKHPESRVREAGQNVTFCCKASGTPMPKKYSWFHNGTLLDRREHRYGAHLELRGLRPDQAGTYHCKAWNDAGTVRSGSARLTVLAPGQPACNPQPQEHLIKLPDDCGQPGSGPAYLDVGLCSDTLCPSPAGSSSRCGDSGSRCCSVRRLESKEIHCSNYVLPVKVVAECGCQKCLPPRVLVRGRVVATDSGEPLRFAQILLGREPIGFTSYQGDFTIEVPPSTQRLVVTFVDPSGEFMDTVRVLPFAPRGGGVYHDVKAMRKKAPVILDASQSNTIPLGELEEEDPLGELVLPPGAFRRADGEPYTGAVEARVTFVDPRDLTSAAAAPSDLRFVDSDGELAPLRTYGMFAVDLRAAGSAEQLQAGPVAVRVNAGQIHMAGHVEALKLWSLNPDTGLWEEESGFQREGSAAPRVRREERVFLVGNVEIRERRLFNLDVPERRRCFVKVRAYANDKFTPNEQVEGVVVTLVNLEPAPGFAANPRAWGRFDSAVTGPNGACLPAFCDTDRPDAYTALVTATLGGEELEPAPSRPRPHAATVGVAQPYLDRLGYRRTDHDDPALKRNGFRINLAKPRPGDPAEANGPVYPWRSLRECQEAPVTASHFRFARVEADKYEYNVVPFREGVPASWTGDLLAWWPNPQEFRACFLKVKIQGPQEYMVRSHNAGGSHPRTQGQLYGLRDARSVRDPEHPGTSAACVEFKCSGMLFDQRQVDRTLVTITPQGSCRRVAVNGLLRDYLARHPPPAPADDPAAFAMLAPLDPLGHNYGVYTVTDQSPRLAKEIAIGRCFDGSSDGFSREMKADAGTAVTFQCREPPAGRPSLFQRLLESPATALGDIRREMGEVTRAQAQAAGPLRTRRGRARQ, translated from the exons ATGGCGTCATTGCCGCCACTACTCTGCCTCTTTGTCGCCGCCGCGCACCTGGCGGGGGCTCGAG TCACTACCCCCCCTGAGGAGCCCACAGCAACTGCCTGGGGCTTTGAAGGCCCATCTCTGCGCCCCGGACAGCCCTCACCAGCCCTGGAGGATTGGGAAG AGGCCAGCCAGTGGACGTCCTGGTTCAACGTGGACCACCCCGGCGGCGACGGCGACTTCGAGAGCCTGGCTGCCATCCGCTTCTATTACGGGCCAGCGCGCGTGTGCCCGCGGCCGCTGGCGCTGGAGGCGCGCACCACGGACTGGGCCCTGCCGTCCACTGTAGGCGAGCGTGTGCACTTGAACCCCACGCGAGGTTTTTGGTGCCTCAACCGCGAGCAGCCCCGCGGCCGCCGCTGCTCCAACTACCACGTGCGCTTCCGCTGCCCGCTTG AGGCCACGTGGGGCGCGTGGGGCCCGTGGGGTCCCTGTTCAGGGAGCTGCGGGCCAGGCCGTCGCctgcgccgccgccgctgcccaAGCACGTCTGGGGATGCGTGTCCGGGGCGTCCCCTGGAGGCGCAGAAGTGTGTACGCCCTCCTTGTCCAG GTTGCAGCTCCAAGACCTGCAAGTGCCCTGACCACATCCTCCTGGGCTCGGTGGTCACCCCATCTGGGCGTCCACTGCCAGGAGCCAGGGTCTCCTTGAGAGACTGGCCTGGCACTGTGGCCATCACCGATGCCCATGGGACCTTCCGGATTCCCGGAGTGTGTGCCAGCAGCCGGGCCAACGTCAGTGCCCAAATGGATGGCTTCTCTGCAGGCCTGGGCCAGGCCCAGGCCAATGGCTCTATCTCTGCTGTGGTCACTGTTGTCCTTAATAAGTTGG AGAAACCCTACCTGGTGAAGCACCCCGAGTCCCGAGTGCGAGAGGCTGGCCAGAACGTAACCTTCTGCTGCAAAGCCTCAGGCACCCCCATGCCCAAGAAATACTCCTG GTTCCACAACGGGACCCTGCTGGACCGGCGAGAACACAGGTACGGGGCCCATCTGGAGCTTCGGGGGCTGCGCCCAGACCAGGCAGGCACCTATCACTGCAAAGCGTGGAACGATGCGGGCACTGTGCGCTCGGGCAGCGCCCGGCTTACTGTGCTGG CCCCGGGCCAGCCAGCCTGCAATCCCCAGCCCCAAGAGCATCTGATCAAGCTCCCAGATGATTGTGGCCAGCCTGGCAGTGGCCCCGCCTACTTGGACGTGGGTCTCTGCTCTGacaccctctgccccagccctgcaggcTCCAGCTCCCGGTGTGGGGACTCGGGGTCCCGCTGCTGCTCCGTTCGCCGCCTGGAGAGCAAGGAGATCCACTGCTCCAACTATGTCCTCCCCGTCAAAGTGGTGGCTGAGTGTGGCTGTCAGAAATGTCTGCCCCCTCGGGTGCTGGTTCGGGGACGCGTGGTGGCTACCGACTCAGGGGAACCCCTGCGTTTTGCCCAGATCCTGCTAGGCCGGGAGCCCATTGGATTCACATCTTATCAGGGCGACTTCACCATTGAGGTGCCGCCCTCCACCCAGCGGCTGGTGGTAACTTTCGTGGACCCCAGTGGGGAGTTCATGGACACTGTCAGAGTTCTGCCTTTTGCCCCTCGAGGTGGTGGCGTATACCACGATGTCAAAGCCATGCGGAAGAAAGCCCCTGTCATCTTAGATGCCAGCCAGAGCAACACGATCCCTCTTGGGGAGCTGGAAGAGGAGGACCCGTTGGGCGAGCTGGTCCTCCCGCCCGGGGCCTTCCGCAGAGCCGATGGTGAACCCTACACGGGGGCCGTGGAGGCCCGGGTGACTTTCGTGGACCCCCGAGATCTCACCTCGGCGGCGGCCGCCCCCAGTGACCTGCGCTTCGTGGACAGTGACGGCGAGCTGGCCCCGCTGCGCACCTATGGCATGTTCGCGGTGGACCTCCGCGCCGCGGGCTCCGCGGAGCAGCTGCAGGCAGGGCCGGTGGCCGTGCGCGTCAATGCCGGCCAGATCCACATGGCGGGCCACGTGGAGGCCCTGAAGCTGTGGTCACTGAACCCTGACACAGGCTTGTGGGAGGAGGAGAGCGGCTTCCAGCGAGAGGGGTCAGCGGCCCCTCGGGTCCGCAGGGAGGAGAGGGTCTTCCTAGTGGGCAACGTGGAGATCCGCGAGCGGCGTCTGTTCAACCTGGACGTGCCCGAGCGCCGCCGCTGCTTCGTGAAGGTGCGCGCCTATGCCAACGACAAGTTCACCCCCAACGAGCAGGTGGAGGGTGTGGTGGTCACGCTGGtcaacctggagcctgcccccGGCTTCGCGGCCAACCCCCGTGCCTGGGGCCGCTTCGACAGCGCGGTCACCGGCCCCAACGGCGCCTGCCTCCCCGCCTTCTGCGACACGGACCGGCCGGACGCCTACACTGCCCTGGTCACGGCCACCCTGGGCGGGGAGGAGCTGGAGCCCGcgccctcccggccccgcccgcACGCGGCCACCGTGGGCGTGGCGCAGCCCTACCTGGACAGGCTGGGCTACCGCCGCACCGACCACGACGACCCAGCCCTCAAACGCAACGGCTTCCGCATCAACCTCGCTAAACCCAGGCCCGGCGACCCCGCCGAGGCCAACGGCCCGGTGTACCCGTGGCGCAGCCTGCGAGAATGCCAGGAGGCCCCGGTGACCGCCAGCCACTTCCGCTTCGCGCGCGTGGAGGCGGACAAGTACGAGTACAACGTGGTCCCGTTCCGCGAGGGCGTGCCGGCCTCCTGGACTGGGGACCTCCTGGCCTGGTGGCCCAACCCCCAGGAGTTCCGGGCCTGCTTCCTCAAGGTGAAGATCCAGGGCCCCCAGGAGTACATGGTCCGCTCCCACAACGCTGGGGGCAGCCACCCGCGCACCCAGGGCCAGCTCTACGGGCTTCGGGACGCCCGGAGCGTCCGAGACCCCGAGCACCCCGGCACGTCCGCGGCCTGTGTGGAGTTCAAGTGCAGCGGGATGCTCTTTGATCAACGTCAGGTGGACAGGACGCTGGTGACCATCACGCCCCAGGGCAGCTGCCGCCGAGTGGCGGTCAACGGACTCCTGCGGGATTACTTGGCCCggcaccccccacccgccccagctGACGACCCGGCTGCCTTCGCCATGCTGGCCCCGCTCGACCCTCTGGGCCACAACTACGGTGTCTACACGGTCACCGACCAGAGCCCGAGGCTGGCCAAGGAGATCGCCATCGGCCGCTGCTTCGATGGCTCCTCTGACGGCTTCTCTAGGGAAATGAAGGCCGATGCTGGCACAGCTGTCACCTTCCAGTGTCGGGAGCCACCAGCCGGCCGGCCTAGCCTCTTCCAGAGGCTGCTGGAGTCCCCGGCAACAGCGCTTGGTGACATCCGCAGGGAGATGGGTGAGGTGACCCGGGCACAGGCTCAAGCCGCAGGTCCCCTCCGTACCCGCCGGGGCAGGGCCCGCCAGTGA
- the YJEFN3 gene encoding yjeF N-terminal domain-containing protein 3, with translation MSSAARPDPVEAPEERRFLSTAEAAALERELLEDYRFGRQQLVELCGHASAVAVTKVFPLPTLSRKQRTVLVVCGPEQNGAVGLVCARHLRVFEYEPTIFYPTRSLDLLHRDLTTQCEKMDIPFLSYLPTEVQLINDAYGLVVDAVLGPGAEPGEIGGPCTRALATLKLLSIPLVSLDIPSGWDAETGGGDAEDGLRPDVLVSLAAPKRCAGRFSGRHHFVAGRFVPDDVRRKFALRLPGYTGTDCVAAL, from the exons CACTGCAGAGGCGGCAGCCCTGGAGCGGGAGCTGTTGGAAGATTATCGCTTTGGGCGGCAGCAGCTGGTGGAGTTGTGTGGCCATGCTAGTGCTGTGGCTGTGACCAAG GTGTTCCCCTTGCCAACTCTCTCCCGGAAGCAGAGGACAGTGCTGGTCGTGTGTGGCCCGGAGCAGAACGGGGCGGTGGGGCTGGTCTGTGCCCGGCACCTGCGGGTGTTT gagTATGAACCGACCATCTTCTACCCTACACGCTCACTAGACCTGCTGCACCGGGACCTGACTACCCAGTGCGAGAAAATGGACATCCCCTTCCTGTCCTATTTGCCCACAGAG GTCCAGCTCATCAACGATGCCTATGGGCTGGTGGTGGATGCCGTGCTGGGCCCTGGTGCGGAGCCGGGAGAGATCGGAGGCCCCTGCACTCGTGCGCTGGCCACACTCAAGCTGCTGTCCATCCCCCTTGTGAGCCTGGACATTCCTTCAG gctGGGACGCCGAGACCGGCGGCGGCGACGCCGAGGACGGGCTCCGACCGGACGTGCTGGTATCGCTCGCTGCGCCCAAGCGCTGCGCCGGCCGCTTCTCCGGCCGCCACCACTTCGTGGCCGGCAGATTCGTGCCCGACGACGTGCGCCGAAAGTTCGCTCTACGCCTGCCAGGATACACGGGCACCGACTGCGTCGCGGCGCTCTGA